One bacterium DNA segment encodes these proteins:
- a CDS encoding flagellin, whose product GNLQKSLQRLSSGLRITRAADDAAGLAISEGFRADIRSIGQAQRNANDGISLLQVGEGALNEVSSILIRQRELAIQAANGTLGSSERTTLDNEFQDLVSEIDRIAAVTSFNGTSILESGASTTFQIGVDATADDRITVSAVDGRASSIGLLRSTGNYGGITTVESAQNTLGLIDAAISNVASLRASFGTVQNRLESSIRSLAVAQENTSAAESRIRDVDFASETAELTRNQVLQQAGISVLAQANVSTQSALSLLG is encoded by the coding sequence CCGGGAATCTCCAGAAGAGCCTTCAGCGCTTGTCGTCCGGTCTCCGCATCACGCGGGCGGCGGACGACGCAGCAGGCCTCGCGATCTCGGAAGGGTTCCGAGCCGACATCCGCTCGATCGGTCAGGCCCAGCGGAACGCCAACGACGGCATCTCGCTGCTGCAGGTCGGTGAAGGCGCGCTGAACGAGGTGAGCTCGATCCTGATCCGTCAGCGCGAGCTGGCAATCCAGGCGGCCAACGGCACGCTCGGCAGCAGCGAGCGGACGACCCTGGACAACGAGTTCCAGGACCTGGTCTCGGAGATCGATCGGATCGCGGCGGTGACCTCGTTCAACGGGACCAGCATCCTGGAGTCCGGCGCGTCGACGACGTTCCAGATCGGCGTCGATGCGACGGCCGACGACCGGATCACGGTCAGCGCGGTGGACGGTCGAGCTTCGTCGATCGGTCTGCTTCGGAGCACGGGAAACTACGGTGGCATCACCACGGTGGAGAGTGCTCAGAACACGCTCGGCCTGATCGACGCGGCGATCTCGAACGTCGCTTCGCTTCGGGCGAGCTTCGGTACGGTGCAGAATCGGCTCGAGTCGTCGATCCGGTCGCTGGCGGTCGCGCAGGAGAACACGTCGGCCGCGGAATCGCGGATCCGCGACGTGGACTTCGCGAGCGAGACGGCGGAGCTGACCCGGAACCAGGTGCTCCAGCAGGCGGGCATCTCGGTCCTGGCGCAGGCCAACGTCTCCACCCAGAGCGCGCTCTCGCTCCTCGGCTAG